TATTTCTCATCGTGGGGTATTTACCAGAAAGGTTCTTCTTGAGACAAGGAAGATTCCATACGGTGAGGTGAGAAGCTACAACTGGATTGGAAGAAGGCTGGGGTATAAAAATGCAGCACGGGCTGTGGGTCAGGCATTGAAGAGAAATCCGATTCCCATCATAATACCCTGTCACAGGGTAATCCGGGAAGATGGCACACTCGGCGGCTTCTCTATAGGACTACACATAAAAGAGAAACTGCTTGCGCTTGAAGGAATTAAATACAGTGAATAGTGATTG
This Pseudomonadota bacterium DNA region includes the following protein-coding sequences:
- a CDS encoding methylated-DNA--[protein]-cysteine S-methyltransferase; this encodes MDIIHFAIFDSSLGNMLLVSKGGRLSELDISKESDYKIRKAFLAHYPDALESIEPFSKVNILLDRYLKGERVGFDVDVNISHRGVFTRKVLLETRKIPYGEVRSYNWIGRRLGYKNAARAVGQALKRNPIPIIIPCHRVIREDGTLGGFSIGLHIKEKLLALEGIKYSE